A genomic window from Nicotiana sylvestris chromosome 11, ASM39365v2, whole genome shotgun sequence includes:
- the LOC138881381 gene encoding uncharacterized protein, whose translation MTIKLVVGECTLNVVSAYAPQVGLDEEIKRRFWEGLDDIIRSIPPSERLFVGGDFNSHIGSSAVGYTEVHGGYGIGERNGGGTSLLDFAKAFDLVIANSSFPKRDEHLVTYKSLVAKTQIDYLLLRRCDRRLCEDCKVIPGETLAT comes from the coding sequence atgactattaaattggtggtgggtgagtgtactttaaatgtcgttagcgcgtacgcaccgcaagtaggcctggatgaggagattaaaaggcgtttttgggaggggttggatgacatCATTCGTAGTATTCCGCCTTCGGAGAGGTTATTcgtaggaggagatttcaatagtcatattgggtcgtctgcagttggttatactgaggtgcatggcggctatGGTATTggggagcggaacggagggggaacttcgctgttggactttgccaaggcattcgatctagtgattgcGAACTCAAGTTTTCCGAAGCGGgatgagcatttggttacttataAAAGTttggtggcgaagactcagattgactatctactcctcaggagatgcgacagaaggttgtgcgaggattgcaaagttatcccaggtgagaccctagCAACATAA
- the LOC104220506 gene encoding probable serine/threonine-protein kinase PBL3 gives MGNCLGSSARVDTTLSSQNISASGASRIPSRTSNSSVLSSLSIPSYSRKSSVDTLSTPRSEGEILFSPNVKSFSFNDLKNATRNFRPDSLLGEGGFGYVFKGWIDEHTFTAAKPGSGMVIAVKKLKPEGFQGHKEWVTEVNYLGQLRHPNLVKLIGYCIEGDDRLLVYEFMPKGSLENHLFRRGPQPLTWSTRIKVAVGAARGLAFLHDAKEQVIYRDFKASNILLDAEFNAKLSDFGLAKAGPTGDRTHVSTQVIGTQGYAAPEYVATGRLTSRSDVYSFGVVLLELLSGRRALDKTKVGVEQNLVDWAKPYLGDKRKLFRIMDTKLGGQYPQKGAYTAANLAWQCLSNEPKLRPRMSEVLASLEELQAPKGATKVSRIEHRTTSSSVPVSPFRHRSSLSMTPSASPLQAYHKSPRGR, from the exons ATGGGTAATTGTTTAGGTTCATCAGCTAGAGTTGATACCACTCTCAGTTCTCAAAACATTTCTG CTTCTGGAGCCTCTAGGATTCCCAGCAGAACCAGCAATTCCTCTGTTTTATCAAGTCTAAGTATTCCATCTTATAGTCGGAAAAGCAGTGTTGATACACTTTCTACTCCAAGATCTGAAGGCGAAATTTTGTTTTCCCCCAATGTTAAGTCCTTCTCATTTAATGATTTGAAAAATGCAACAAGGAACTTTAGACCTGACAGTCTTCTTGGCGAAGGAGGTTTTGGTTATGTTTTCAAAGGATGGATTGATGAACACACTTTTACTGCTGCAAAGCCTGGTTCTGGAATGGTCATTGCGGTCAAGAAGCTGAAGCCAGAGGGTTTTCAGGGTCACAAGGAGTGGGTG ACTGAAGTTAATTACCTTGGGCAACTTCGTCATCCAAACCTGGTTAAACTCATTGGGTATTGTATAGAGGGAGACGACCGACTATTGGTGTATGAGTTCATGCCTAAAGGAAGCTTGGAGAACCATTTATTTAGAA GAGGGCCTCAGCCTCTGACTTGGTCAACAAGAATTAAGGTGGCTGTTGGTGCTGCGAGAGGCCTTGCTTTCTTACATGACGCTAAAGAACAAGTTATATATCGGGATTTTAAGGCTTCTAATATTCTTCTAGATGCG GAATTTAATGCAAAGTTGTCTGATTTTGGTTTGGCCAAGGCAGGCCCAACTGGTGATCGCACTCATGTATCCACTCAAGTGATTGGTACACAGGGCTATGCTGCTCCAGAATATGTTGCTACAG GTCGATTGACTTCAAGAAGTGATGTATATAGCTTCGGGGTTGTATTGCTTGAACTATTATCAGGACGTCGTGCTCTTGATAAAACAAAGGTTGGTGTAGAGCAAAATCTTGTGGATTGGGCAAAGCCATATCTAGGGGACAAGAGGAAGTTGTTTCGAATTATGGACACCAAACTAGGGGGCCAGTATCCTCAGAAAGGAGCATATACAGCTGCTAACCTTGCTTGGCAATGTCTAAGCAATGAGCCGAAGCTAAGGCCACGTATGTCTGAGGTGTTGGCTTCTCTTGAAGAGCTTCAAGCACCGAAAGGTGCTACCAAAGTCTCTCGGATTGAGCATCGAACCACTTCCAGCTCTGTTCCAGTTTCTCCATTTAGACATCGTTCATCACTCAGCATGACACCCTCTGCCTCTCCATTACAGGCCTATCACAAGTCGCCACGTGGAAGGTGA